In Planctomycetota bacterium, a genomic segment contains:
- a CDS encoding UDP-glucose/GDP-mannose dehydrogenase family protein — MKLTMVGTGYVGLVTGVCFANTGNDVVCLDVIPDKVDTINRGECPIYEPGLTELMQRNLKAGRLKATLDKDEAYRDAEMIFICVGTPSGADGKADLKYVMQAADDIAHVIKDLGPGQTPKTIVVKSTVPVGTTLAVRDRIRDRVGPDIPFTVGDNPEFLKEGDAIIDFNKPDRVVCGVEHPDDPDDLTARRFQEIYEPFTRNGHPIFIMDIPSAEMVKYASNNFLATKISFINEMAMLCERYGANISRVREGMCSDSRIGNKFLYPGLGYGGSCFPKDTLAVIGMGEASGFEAQLSRSVHEVNQRQRRLFFDKIMGHYAPDGGDLSGKTLAFWGIAFKPNTDDVREAPALTLMRLAHERGASIRAYDSVADKTGRQALDAMGVPAEIVGDMYDCLAGCDGVVVSTDWDEFKAPDFKRMLGRLAEPTIFDGRNLYKRDQMAQLGFNHYSVGRPSVQAGAAPVG, encoded by the coding sequence ATGAAGCTCACGATGGTTGGGACGGGCTACGTCGGGCTGGTGACCGGCGTCTGCTTCGCGAACACCGGCAACGACGTCGTCTGCCTCGACGTGATCCCCGACAAGGTCGACACCATAAACCGCGGCGAGTGCCCCATCTACGAGCCGGGCCTGACCGAGCTGATGCAGCGGAACCTCAAGGCCGGCCGCCTGAAGGCCACGCTCGACAAGGACGAGGCCTATCGCGACGCCGAGATGATCTTCATCTGCGTGGGCACGCCCAGCGGCGCCGACGGCAAGGCCGACCTGAAGTACGTGATGCAGGCCGCCGACGACATCGCCCATGTCATCAAGGACCTCGGCCCGGGCCAGACGCCCAAGACCATCGTCGTCAAGAGCACCGTGCCCGTGGGCACGACGCTGGCGGTCCGCGACCGCATCCGAGACCGCGTCGGGCCCGACATCCCCTTCACCGTCGGCGACAATCCGGAGTTCCTCAAGGAAGGCGACGCGATCATCGACTTCAACAAGCCCGATCGCGTCGTGTGCGGCGTCGAGCACCCCGATGATCCCGACGACCTGACCGCCCGACGCTTCCAGGAGATCTACGAGCCGTTCACCCGCAACGGCCACCCGATCTTCATCATGGACATTCCGTCGGCCGAGATGGTCAAGTACGCCAGCAACAACTTCCTGGCGACCAAGATCAGCTTCATCAACGAGATGGCGATGCTCTGCGAGCGCTACGGCGCCAACATCAGCCGCGTCCGCGAGGGCATGTGCAGCGACAGCCGCATCGGCAACAAGTTCCTCTACCCCGGGCTGGGCTACGGGGGCAGCTGCTTCCCCAAGGACACGCTCGCGGTCATTGGCATGGGCGAGGCCAGCGGCTTCGAGGCCCAGCTCTCGCGGTCGGTGCACGAGGTCAACCAGCGGCAGCGGCGGCTGTTCTTCGACAAGATCATGGGGCACTACGCGCCCGACGGCGGCGACCTCTCGGGCAAGACGTTGGCCTTCTGGGGCATCGCCTTCAAGCCCAACACCGACGACGTCCGCGAGGCGCCCGCCCTGACGCTCATGCGGCTGGCGCACGAGCGGGGCGCGAGCATCCGGGCATACGACTCGGTGGCCGACAAGACCGGCCGCCAGGCCCTCGACGCCATGGGCGTGCCCGCCGAGATCGTGGGGGACATGTACGACTGCCTCGCGGGCTGCGACGGCGTGGTGGTCTCGACCGACTGGGACGAATTCAAGGCCCCGGACTTCAAGAGGATGCTGGGCCGGCTGGCCGAGCCGACGATCTTCGACGGGCGGAATCTCTACAAGCGGGACCAGATGGCCCAGCTGGGCTTCAACCACTACAGCGTGGGCCGGCCCAGCGTGCAGGCGGGGGCGGCGCCGGTCGGGTGA
- a CDS encoding class I SAM-dependent methyltransferase gives MPQTKNKPKSKSKGSKKGGRSKQPKKPRFTAATADRHVLYTLAVQNVESEIDFVDETYHAIRGRHARRLREDFCGTAATSCEWIRRRPLNEAVGLDIDQATLDWGRDNELARLTNEQRARVSLRARDVRAPAQDERDMDAVLAMNFSYNALMTREDMLRYMRSVRRSLAPGGLFFMDCYGGHESLMEQEEPRKCPGFTYVWEQVRFNPITHNLQCAIHFEFPDGTEMRDAFTYDWRLWTMPELRDLLQEAGFEKSTVYWEGDDGDGGGDGDFQPTDDGDACASWIAYIVAE, from the coding sequence ATGCCACAGACCAAGAACAAGCCCAAGAGCAAGTCCAAGGGCTCGAAGAAGGGCGGCCGGTCCAAGCAGCCCAAGAAGCCCCGCTTCACCGCCGCCACCGCCGATCGCCACGTGCTCTACACGCTGGCGGTCCAGAACGTGGAGAGCGAGATCGACTTCGTCGACGAGACCTACCACGCGATCCGGGGCCGCCACGCAAGGCGGCTCCGCGAGGACTTCTGCGGCACCGCGGCGACCAGCTGCGAGTGGATCCGCCGCCGCCCGCTCAACGAGGCCGTGGGGCTCGACATCGACCAGGCCACGCTCGACTGGGGCCGCGACAACGAGCTGGCCAGGCTCACCAACGAGCAGCGGGCCCGCGTCTCGCTCCGCGCGCGGGACGTGCGGGCCCCGGCGCAGGACGAGCGCGACATGGACGCCGTCCTCGCGATGAACTTCAGCTACAACGCGCTGATGACCCGCGAGGACATGCTCCGCTACATGCGGAGCGTCCGCCGCTCGCTCGCGCCCGGCGGCCTGTTCTTCATGGATTGCTACGGCGGCCACGAGAGCTTGATGGAGCAGGAGGAGCCCCGCAAGTGCCCTGGCTTCACCTACGTGTGGGAGCAGGTCCGCTTTAACCCCATCACGCACAACCTCCAGTGCGCGATCCACTTCGAGTTCCCAGACGGCACCGAGATGCGCGACGCATTCACCTACGACTGGCGGCTGTGGACCATGCCCGAGCTCCGCGACCTGCTGCAGGAGGCCGGCTTCGAGAAGAGCACCGTCTACTGGGAGGGCGACGACGGCGACGGCGGCGGCGATGGTGACTTCCAGCCGACCGACGACGGCGACGCCTGCGCGTCCTGGATTGCCTACATCGTGGCCGAGTAG
- a CDS encoding pyroglutamyl-peptidase I — protein MPDAPTVLLTGFEPFGGSDDNPSLRAVERVAAEDFGGIDLRTGILPVTWAGAWPVLASLIEAHQPDLVVACGQSHRRKGVTVERFALNFAEGRIPDNDGAELPASELVEGGPLAYASTLPVDVCVAAIQQLGVPAQGSHTAGAFTCNCVLYRTLHLASTEDRPLRAGFVHLPMLPGQLGDPEQPRLELEASARAVRAVLEASLAAYSATM, from the coding sequence ATGCCCGACGCGCCCACCGTGCTGCTCACCGGGTTCGAGCCCTTCGGCGGCTCGGACGATAATCCGTCGCTGCGCGCCGTCGAGCGAGTTGCGGCCGAGGACTTTGGCGGCATCGACCTCCGGACGGGCATCCTGCCGGTGACCTGGGCGGGTGCGTGGCCCGTGCTGGCGTCGCTGATCGAGGCCCACCAGCCGGACCTCGTGGTCGCCTGCGGCCAGTCGCACCGCCGCAAGGGCGTGACGGTGGAGCGCTTCGCGCTCAACTTCGCGGAGGGGCGGATCCCCGATAACGACGGCGCGGAGCTGCCCGCATCCGAGCTGGTGGAGGGCGGCCCGCTGGCCTACGCCTCGACGCTGCCGGTGGACGTGTGCGTGGCGGCGATCCAGCAGCTCGGCGTGCCGGCCCAGGGATCGCACACCGCCGGCGCCTTCACGTGCAACTGCGTGCTGTACCGCACGCTGCACCTGGCGTCGACCGAGGATCGCCCGCTGCGGGCGGGGTTCGTGCACCTGCCGATGCTGCCCGGCCAGCTGGGCGATCCCGAGCAGCCGCGGCTGGAGCTAGAGGCCTCGGCCCGGGCCGTGCGTGCGGTGCTGGAGGCGTCGCTGGCGGCCTACTCGGCCACGATGTAG
- a CDS encoding class I SAM-dependent methyltransferase, with product MSISLESWRALADSGPDPALLAVPTRPTVADLAALRKRWPAGVVAAAVEATRARDKACRKLIPDVAERILADAAGVEVASSAEAAAHKARLLAPHATRGGVLDLCCGIGGDAIALAAEGARVLAVDADPVRAWMAGRNAGCETAVGDVTTNKWLGRVEGGVVHLDPSRRDVLGRRHRYTDYQPGPEAIAAIVRRATAACVKLGPGVDFDELPGSPPHSQQGGPAATIEMLSERGRLTQALLWTGEAARSDQGRRIATMLPAGESFVAEPAPLADPFDEPPDEPIEAFLFEPDPSLERMDLLGPFARTVGLRAIHPAVGLLTGPEVVASPWLTPFRVLEMLPWRPRRVRAALRSLGGGVVSVKTRGVRLDTDDLQRTLRGDGDWALEVFVLRLGDARVAAIAERGGPG from the coding sequence GTGTCGATTTCCCTGGAGAGCTGGCGCGCCCTCGCAGACAGCGGCCCCGATCCCGCCCTGCTCGCCGTGCCGACGCGGCCCACCGTCGCCGACCTCGCCGCGCTGCGGAAGCGCTGGCCGGCAGGCGTCGTGGCGGCGGCGGTCGAGGCCACCCGGGCACGCGACAAGGCATGCCGCAAGCTCATCCCGGATGTCGCCGAGCGAATCCTCGCCGACGCCGCCGGCGTCGAGGTCGCCTCGAGCGCCGAGGCCGCGGCCCACAAGGCCCGGCTGCTCGCGCCGCACGCAACTCGGGGCGGCGTGCTGGACCTGTGCTGCGGCATCGGCGGCGACGCCATCGCACTGGCGGCGGAGGGGGCCCGCGTGCTCGCCGTCGACGCCGACCCCGTGCGAGCCTGGATGGCCGGCCGCAACGCCGGCTGCGAGACCGCCGTCGGCGACGTCACGACGAACAAGTGGCTCGGCCGGGTCGAGGGCGGGGTCGTCCACCTGGACCCCAGCCGCCGCGACGTCCTGGGCCGCAGACACCGCTACACCGACTACCAGCCGGGGCCGGAGGCGATCGCCGCCATCGTGCGGCGGGCAACGGCGGCGTGCGTCAAGCTGGGCCCGGGCGTCGATTTCGACGAGCTGCCCGGTAGCCCGCCGCATAGCCAGCAAGGTGGCCCGGCCGCCACCATCGAGATGCTCAGCGAGCGCGGGCGGCTCACCCAGGCGCTGCTATGGACCGGCGAGGCGGCCCGGTCGGACCAGGGCCGGCGGATCGCGACCATGCTGCCCGCCGGCGAGAGCTTCGTGGCCGAGCCCGCCCCGCTCGCCGACCCGTTCGACGAGCCTCCCGACGAGCCGATCGAAGCGTTCCTGTTCGAACCCGACCCGAGCCTGGAACGGATGGACCTCCTCGGCCCGTTCGCCCGGACCGTCGGCCTGCGGGCGATCCACCCCGCCGTCGGCCTGCTGACGGGCCCGGAGGTCGTAGCCTCCCCCTGGCTCACGCCCTTCCGCGTGCTCGAGATGCTGCCCTGGCGGCCCAGGCGGGTGCGAGCTGCGTTGCGGTCGCTGGGCGGGGGCGTGGTCTCGGTCAAGACCCGCGGCGTGCGGCTCGACACCGACGACCTCCAGCGAACGCTCCGAGGCGACGGTGACTGGGCGCTGGAGGTCTTCGTGCTGCGGCTCGGCGACGCACGCGTCGCGGCCATCGCCGAGCGGGGCGGGCCCGGCTAA
- a CDS encoding twin-arginine translocase TatA/TatE family subunit has protein sequence MHTLTPMLGLIGPLGWQELGIILLIAVLLFGRRLPDVGRNVGKAIVEFKRGVKGITDEIDAESSTAGSGSSSGREHPAKLDPAQGTAPREAAFRADAAAEAGSPTADPVPEPAARPNPQTS, from the coding sequence ATGCACACATTGACCCCGATGCTGGGACTGATCGGTCCGCTGGGCTGGCAGGAGCTCGGCATCATCCTGCTGATCGCGGTGCTGCTCTTCGGCCGCCGCCTCCCGGACGTCGGCCGCAACGTCGGCAAGGCGATCGTCGAGTTCAAGCGGGGCGTCAAGGGCATCACCGACGAGATCGACGCCGAGAGCTCGACCGCCGGTTCGGGGTCGAGTTCTGGCCGCGAGCATCCCGCGAAGCTGGATCCCGCGCAGGGCACGGCACCCCGGGAGGCTGCCTTCCGGGCCGATGCCGCGGCGGAGGCCGGCAGCCCGACGGCCGATCCGGTGCCCGAGCCCGCGGCGAGGCCCAACCCGCAGACCAGCTAA
- a CDS encoding NYN domain-containing protein yields MLLVDTSNVLMVPLVLPEHVADLDVPTLARLIAASRYRSRAAVLVCDGAAPRRAFTAETPEPAGTEAATTNIAPTGREVAGLDVVYSGSQREADDVIELLIDRDTAPRRLTVVSNDRRLVRAARKRRARSLASDSFLRHLVRDSERRGPAPIPGFAQEVPLRQYAVDYWMTLFGYAPIADDGERATDGSGVADISLAALRGAPRPKPKSSVAGERLRIPRPAPRSPEASPEPQLDEPAPDPSVSSTQEQDEPSVPDELRDIVRDSGLDIDPADLDMQRWMPKRDGGDSDS; encoded by the coding sequence ATGCTGCTGGTGGACACCTCCAATGTGCTGATGGTGCCGCTGGTGCTCCCCGAGCACGTGGCCGATCTGGACGTGCCGACGCTCGCCCGGCTGATCGCCGCGAGCCGCTACCGATCGCGGGCCGCCGTGCTGGTGTGCGATGGTGCTGCGCCGCGGCGGGCGTTCACCGCGGAGACGCCCGAGCCGGCGGGCACCGAGGCCGCCACCACCAACATTGCGCCCACGGGCCGGGAGGTCGCGGGGCTGGACGTGGTCTACAGCGGATCGCAGCGCGAGGCCGACGACGTCATCGAGCTGCTGATCGATCGCGACACCGCGCCGCGGCGGCTCACGGTGGTGAGCAACGACCGCCGCCTCGTCCGCGCCGCGCGCAAGCGGAGGGCCAGGAGCCTGGCCTCCGACAGCTTCCTGCGGCACCTGGTGCGGGACAGCGAGCGCCGCGGCCCCGCGCCGATTCCCGGCTTTGCCCAGGAAGTGCCGCTGCGGCAGTACGCCGTTGACTACTGGATGACGCTCTTCGGCTACGCGCCGATCGCCGATGACGGCGAGCGGGCGACGGACGGCAGCGGGGTGGCGGACATCTCCCTGGCCGCCCTCCGCGGCGCACCGAGGCCCAAGCCAAAGAGCAGCGTCGCGGGCGAGCGGCTGAGAATCCCCAGGCCCGCGCCACGCTCGCCCGAAGCGTCGCCCGAGCCCCAGCTCGATGAGCCCGCCCCCGACCCGTCCGTCTCCTCGACGCAGGAGCAGGACGAGCCGTCCGTGCCCGACGAGCTGCGCGACATCGTCCGCGATTCAGGCCTCGACATCGATCCGGCCGATCTCGACATGCAGCGATGGATGCCCAAGCGCGACGGCGGCGATTCGGACTCATAG
- a CDS encoding NAD(P)/FAD-dependent oxidoreductase, producing MDTSAPILIAGAGLAGSLLAVLLAERGFEVVVAERRPDPRAKGYVGGRSINLALSVRGITALRAAGLGDETLADALPMPGRIMHPPTLRDASGEGTVFQAYSQHAGEAIRSVSRGGLNLALLEAADRHPKVTLLFSHRCTHVDLEHARATFETPEGEAELRGRVLIGADGAFSAVRQAMQTTDRFDYSQHYLDAGYKELHIPAAADLADPPERAASAWGGFAMDPKGLHIWPARGSRGDSMMIALPNPDRSFTCTLFWPYEGDHGFDRVEALGDAELRGFFDEHYPDTRVLMPTLVEDFRGNPTSSLVTIRCNPWHRGRSLLIGDASHAIVPFFGQGMNAAFEDCRILAEMIDEAGGAIEDVLAPFSACRVPNANAIADMAIANFVEMREKVADPEFLYHKKVEQAIHAGLEAELGERVTPLYNLVSFSNVPYAEALERGRRLDALVRRVAAEVPENGAADDRWRARVVDRARAMLA from the coding sequence ATGGACACGTCGGCCCCCATCCTGATCGCCGGTGCCGGGCTGGCCGGCTCGCTGCTGGCGGTGCTGCTGGCCGAGCGTGGCTTCGAGGTCGTCGTGGCCGAGCGGCGTCCCGACCCCCGCGCCAAGGGCTACGTCGGCGGTCGCTCGATCAACCTGGCGCTGTCGGTGCGCGGCATCACGGCGCTGCGGGCCGCGGGGCTGGGCGACGAGACCCTCGCCGACGCGCTGCCGATGCCGGGCCGCATCATGCACCCGCCGACGCTCCGGGACGCCAGCGGCGAGGGGACGGTCTTCCAGGCCTACAGCCAGCACGCCGGCGAGGCCATCCGCAGCGTCTCGCGGGGCGGACTGAACCTCGCATTGCTCGAGGCCGCCGACCGGCACCCCAAGGTCACGCTGCTGTTCTCGCACCGCTGCACGCACGTCGACCTCGAGCACGCCCGGGCGACCTTCGAGACGCCCGAGGGCGAGGCCGAACTGCGGGGCCGCGTGCTGATCGGCGCCGATGGCGCATTCAGCGCCGTCCGCCAGGCGATGCAAACGACCGATCGATTCGACTACAGCCAGCACTACCTCGACGCGGGCTACAAGGAACTGCACATCCCCGCGGCGGCCGACCTCGCCGATCCGCCGGAGCGTGCCGCCTCGGCGTGGGGCGGCTTCGCGATGGATCCCAAGGGGCTGCACATCTGGCCCGCCCGGGGATCGCGGGGCGACAGCATGATGATCGCCCTGCCCAACCCCGATCGCAGCTTCACGTGCACGCTGTTCTGGCCCTACGAGGGCGACCATGGTTTCGATCGCGTCGAAGCGCTGGGCGACGCAGAACTCCGCGGCTTCTTCGATGAGCACTACCCCGACACCCGCGTGCTCATGCCCACGCTCGTCGAAGATTTTCGCGGCAATCCCACCAGCAGCCTGGTGACCATCCGCTGCAACCCGTGGCACCGCGGCCGCAGCCTGCTGATCGGCGATGCCTCGCACGCGATCGTGCCGTTCTTCGGGCAGGGCATGAACGCGGCCTTCGAGGACTGCCGCATCCTGGCCGAGATGATCGACGAGGCGGGCGGGGCGATCGAGGACGTGCTGGCGCCGTTTAGCGCGTGCCGCGTGCCCAACGCCAACGCCATTGCGGACATGGCGATCGCCAACTTCGTCGAGATGCGCGAGAAGGTGGCCGACCCTGAGTTCCTCTACCACAAGAAGGTCGAGCAGGCCATCCACGCGGGACTGGAGGCCGAACTGGGCGAGCGGGTCACGCCGCTGTACAACCTCGTGAGCTTCTCGAACGTGCCCTACGCCGAGGCGCTCGAGCGGGGCCGGCGGCTGGACGCGCTGGTTCGCCGCGTGGCCGCCGAGGTGCCCGAGAACGGGGCCGCGGATGATCGATGGCGGGCGCGGGTCGTCGACCGGGCCCGCGCGATGCTGGCCTGA
- the rpsU gene encoding 30S ribosomal protein S21, translating to MAIRIKARGGESIEQMMKRFKKLCEKEGLTKDIKRKEFFEKPSERRRRAARKALNKRLRDQAMANRR from the coding sequence ATGGCGATCCGGATCAAGGCCCGTGGCGGCGAGTCCATCGAGCAGATGATGAAGCGCTTCAAGAAGCTCTGCGAGAAGGAAGGGCTCACCAAGGACATCAAGCGCAAGGAGTTCTTCGAGAAGCCCAGCGAGCGTCGCCGTCGTGCCGCCCGCAAGGCCCTCAACAAGCGGCTCCGCGACCAGGCCATGGCCAACCGCCGCTAG
- a CDS encoding cyclase family protein: MLIDISPPLTPDIAVFPGDTPLSRRVLMDTARGDHLTLSTLQTTVHAGAHADGENHYMPGGVGIDEHDLALYLGPCVVARIEATRGERFGVDALPVASLADLDALVRSGEPGRLLLATGTAPDPNTFPTDLAAPDPEAVRELAGRGLRLIGVDTPSVDLADSKDLPAHAACAGTGVRILEGLLLADVDPGVYELIALPLRLVGFDASPVRAVLRRK, from the coding sequence ATGCTGATCGATATCTCGCCGCCGCTGACGCCCGACATCGCGGTCTTCCCGGGCGACACGCCCCTCTCCCGCCGCGTGCTGATGGACACCGCCCGGGGCGACCACCTGACCCTCAGCACCCTCCAGACCACGGTCCACGCCGGAGCCCACGCCGACGGCGAGAACCACTACATGCCGGGCGGCGTCGGCATCGACGAGCACGACCTTGCGCTCTACCTGGGCCCGTGCGTCGTGGCCCGCATCGAGGCCACCCGCGGCGAGCGCTTCGGCGTGGACGCCCTCCCGGTCGCATCGCTGGCCGACCTGGACGCCCTGGTGCGCTCGGGCGAACCCGGACGGCTGCTGCTTGCGACCGGCACGGCTCCGGACCCCAACACCTTCCCGACGGATCTGGCCGCACCAGATCCGGAGGCCGTCCGCGAGTTGGCCGGCCGCGGCCTGCGGCTCATCGGCGTGGATACCCCCAGCGTCGACCTGGCCGACTCGAAGGACCTGCCGGCGCACGCCGCGTGCGCCGGCACGGGCGTCCGCATCCTGGAGGGGCTGCTGCTCGCGGACGTTGACCCGGGGGTGTACGAACTGATCGCGCTGCCGCTACGGCTGGTGGGATTCGACGCGAGCCCGGTCCGGGCGGTGCTTCGGCGGAAATAA
- the thiC gene encoding phosphomethylpyrimidine synthase ThiC, producing MSALDDPKVFSLAADATADTPTRRFAAPTRGAGNPGDADATTPGSFANAHDVGGPRAFSSPDAPGMPEPSPYTAWDFLPEGWTLEAAADHASGCAGHNHPEIGAHVRCVAPTSFEPITQLEHARLGVVTPQMRRVAEREAHLTPERVRDEVAAGRMVIPANVTHLRYKLDPMAIGRASLTKINANMGASPVSSGTDEEVEKLRWAEKWGADTVMDLSTGGDLDECRDAILRSSTVPIGTVPIYSMIIGRKLEDLDERVVLDTLEHQASQGVDYFTIHAGVRRKHLKYVKNRTIGIVSRGGSLLAKWMLDKNRDNLMYDMWDDICRLMRRHDVTFSIGDGLRPGGLADATDDAQLAELETIGELTERAWRHGVQVMVEGPGHVPLDQIEYNMKLQRRLCHGAPFYVLGPLVTDVFPGYDHITSCIGATNAAYHGASMLCYVTPKEHLGLPKKGDVKEGCVAYKIAAHAADVALGIPGSRSWDDELTKARAALNWEKHFELSFDPDLARAYHDEDLDVDTDFCAMCGHDWCSVRISKEIQEFASGKAEGFDRGKPVRSDALTPEQRAILEQRGYLDPAEIHKLASKVKGKVKGRPGGKDGADDGKAACHSDYVDADQARQIQGEPLVQVDVRPALGIGKDDRVV from the coding sequence ATGTCCGCTCTCGACGATCCGAAGGTCTTCTCGCTCGCGGCCGATGCGACGGCCGACACGCCCACCCGACGCTTCGCGGCGCCGACCCGCGGCGCGGGCAATCCCGGTGATGCCGACGCGACGACGCCCGGCAGCTTTGCGAATGCGCACGATGTCGGCGGGCCGCGGGCGTTCAGCTCGCCCGATGCGCCAGGCATGCCCGAGCCGAGCCCCTACACCGCATGGGACTTCCTGCCCGAGGGCTGGACGCTCGAGGCGGCAGCCGACCACGCTTCCGGATGCGCGGGGCACAACCACCCGGAGATCGGTGCGCACGTCCGCTGCGTTGCTCCCACGAGCTTCGAGCCGATCACGCAGCTGGAGCATGCGCGGCTGGGCGTCGTCACGCCGCAGATGCGGCGGGTCGCCGAGCGGGAGGCGCACCTGACGCCCGAGCGGGTCCGCGACGAGGTCGCCGCTGGCCGCATGGTCATCCCGGCGAACGTGACGCACCTGCGGTACAAGCTCGACCCCATGGCCATCGGCCGTGCGAGCCTCACGAAGATCAACGCCAATATGGGGGCTTCGCCGGTGTCCTCGGGCACCGATGAAGAAGTCGAGAAGCTCCGCTGGGCCGAGAAGTGGGGGGCCGACACGGTCATGGACCTGTCGACCGGCGGCGATCTCGACGAGTGCCGGGACGCGATCCTCCGCAGCAGCACGGTGCCGATCGGCACGGTGCCGATCTACTCGATGATCATCGGCCGCAAGCTGGAGGACCTCGACGAGCGGGTCGTGCTGGATACGCTCGAGCACCAGGCCAGCCAGGGCGTGGACTATTTCACCATCCACGCCGGTGTCCGGCGGAAGCACCTCAAGTACGTCAAGAACCGCACGATCGGCATCGTGAGCCGCGGCGGCAGCCTGCTGGCCAAGTGGATGCTCGACAAGAACCGCGACAACCTGATGTACGACATGTGGGACGACATCTGCCGGCTCATGCGCCGCCACGATGTCACGTTCTCCATCGGCGACGGGCTCCGTCCCGGCGGCCTGGCCGATGCGACCGACGATGCGCAGCTGGCCGAGCTCGAGACCATCGGCGAGCTGACCGAGCGGGCCTGGCGGCACGGCGTGCAGGTGATGGTCGAGGGACCGGGGCACGTCCCGCTGGACCAGATCGAGTACAACATGAAGCTCCAGCGGCGGCTGTGCCACGGCGCGCCGTTCTACGTGCTCGGCCCGCTGGTGACGGACGTCTTCCCGGGTTACGACCACATCACCAGCTGCATCGGCGCGACCAACGCCGCCTACCACGGCGCCAGCATGCTCTGCTACGTCACGCCCAAGGAGCACCTCGGGCTGCCCAAGAAGGGCGACGTCAAGGAGGGCTGCGTCGCCTACAAGATCGCCGCGCACGCCGCCGACGTGGCGCTGGGCATCCCCGGCAGCCGCTCGTGGGACGACGAGCTGACCAAGGCCCGTGCCGCGCTCAACTGGGAGAAGCACTTCGAGCTGAGCTTCGACCCCGACCTCGCCCGCGCCTACCACGACGAGGACCTCGACGTCGACACCGACTTCTGCGCCATGTGCGGCCATGACTGGTGCAGCGTCCGCATCTCCAAGGAGATCCAGGAGTTCGCCAGCGGCAAGGCCGAGGGCTTCGATCGCGGGAAGCCGGTCCGCAGCGACGCGCTGACGCCCGAGCAGCGGGCCATCCTGGAGCAGCGGGGCTACCTCGACCCCGCGGAGATCCACAAGCTCGCCAGCAAGGTGAAGGGCAAGGTGAAGGGCAGGCCCGGGGGCAAGGACGGCGCCGACGACGGCAAGGCCGCCTGCCACAGCGACTACGTGGACGCCGACCAGGCACGCCAGATCCAGGGCGAGCCGCTCGTGCAGGTCGACGTGCGGCCCGCGCTGGGGATCGGAAAGGACGATCGGGTGGTGTGA
- a CDS encoding ClbS/DfsB family four-helix bundle protein, producing MKYASKADFVDRMHREHTRFLGTAAKIPEHRYDKPGVWGKDWTVKDLFAHLTAWEGLFFGWHEAGLRGQTPAMPADGYKWNQTPQLNEAIWRAHEADPWHEVRNAFDRSFERVCVFVDDLDERDLLEPGRFEWTGKHPMVSYFGANTASHYASATKILQRWIRAQSD from the coding sequence ATGAAGTACGCGTCCAAGGCCGATTTCGTGGATCGCATGCACCGGGAGCACACCCGGTTCCTTGGCACTGCGGCGAAGATTCCGGAACATCGCTACGACAAGCCCGGTGTCTGGGGCAAGGATTGGACGGTCAAGGACCTCTTCGCGCACCTTACTGCGTGGGAGGGCCTGTTCTTCGGCTGGCACGAGGCCGGACTACGGGGCCAGACCCCCGCGATGCCCGCCGACGGCTACAAGTGGAACCAGACCCCGCAGCTCAACGAGGCGATCTGGCGGGCGCACGAGGCGGATCCATGGCACGAGGTCCGCAACGCCTTTGACCGCTCCTTCGAGCGCGTGTGCGTGTTCGTCGACGATCTCGACGAGCGTGACCTCCTTGAGCCCGGGCGGTTCGAGTGGACGGGGAAGCACCCGATGGTGAGCTACTTCGGCGCCAACACCGCCAGCCACTATGCGTCGGCCACCAAGATCCTGCAGCGCTGGATCCGGGCCCAGTCCGACTGA
- a CDS encoding carboxymuconolactone decarboxylase family protein: protein MADFTVHTPESAPEATRPLFERSKSEFGMLPNLHAVMGESPELLDAYQTLWGLMQKTSFSPLEQQVVMQTANVENECHYCVPAHGTMVLGMTDEATARALAHGEPLGDAKLEALRAFTLDVLRTKGRPSKDATEAFFAAGYGTKQALEVVVGLATKVLSNYTNALAGTPLDAPFVPAVGKLGLEPQPA from the coding sequence ATCGCCGACTTCACGGTTCACACGCCCGAATCCGCACCCGAGGCCACCAGGCCGTTGTTCGAGAGATCGAAGTCCGAGTTCGGCATGCTGCCCAACCTGCACGCGGTGATGGGCGAGAGCCCCGAATTGCTCGATGCCTACCAGACCCTGTGGGGGCTGATGCAGAAGACCAGCTTCTCGCCGCTCGAGCAGCAGGTCGTGATGCAGACCGCCAACGTTGAGAACGAGTGCCACTACTGCGTGCCCGCCCACGGCACGATGGTCCTGGGCATGACCGACGAAGCCACCGCACGGGCCCTGGCGCACGGCGAGCCCCTAGGCGATGCGAAGCTCGAGGCTCTGCGGGCGTTCACGCTCGACGTGCTCCGCACCAAGGGCCGCCCGTCGAAGGACGCGACCGAGGCCTTCTTCGCCGCGGGATACGGCACCAAGCAGGCACTCGAGGTCGTGGTGGGCCTGGCGACGAAGGTGCTGAGCAACTACACCAACGCCCTGGCCGGCACGCCGCTGGACGCCCCGTTCGTGCCGGCAGTCGGGAAGCTGGGGCTGGAGCCGCAGCCGGCGTAG